One genomic segment of Salmo trutta chromosome 8, fSalTru1.1, whole genome shotgun sequence includes these proteins:
- the LOC115198545 gene encoding dynactin subunit 1 isoform X4: protein MSADGGGKPAKVGSVVEVIGKGQRGTVAYVGATLFATGKWVGVILDEPKGKNDGTVQGKRYFQCDENCGIFVRQSQIQLVEDGSSATSPDTPEAVTAKFLPKQKDIPETPKSVKQMPIPKKFVTRRSTKLNTPGRLSFSSSLPSLLMTPRVLATPASGLSSSLSREDVSEGSLSSKGALGAPVVPLPSGTPATPGAPPPATPSKAEPPVSKQEEESLRGQVKDLEEKLETLKMKRAEDKVKLKELEKYKIQLEQLQEWKTKMQEQQADLQKQLKEAKKDAREALESKDRYMEEMSDTADAIEMATLDKEMAEERSESLQVEVESLKEKVEELTMDLEIIKHEVEEKGSDGAASSYHVKQLEEQNSRLKEALVRMRDLSSSEKQEHVKLQKQMEKKNGELETLRTQKEKLQEEMKQAEATVDELKEQVDAALGAEEMVETLTERNLDLEEKVRELRETVTDLEAINEMNDELQENSRETEMELREQLDLNGARVREAQKRVEAAQETVADYQQTINKYRELTTSLQDTNRELTIAQNANAEQVQQPPAELFDFKIKFAETKAYAKAIEMELRKMEVGQANRHVSLLTSFMPDSFLRHGGDHDCILVLLLIPRLICKAELISKQAQEKFDLNGNPVERTGMKMRGPLGEQLSFASGLVYSLTLLQAMLHKYEQSLNSCSVEVYKRMGTLYSEMSVHERSLDFFIDLLHKDQLDETVHVEPLTKAIKYYQQLYSIHLAEQTEDCTVQLADHIKFIQSALDCMGAEVVRLRAFLQPGQEGADLNILLKDLDTSCSDIKQFCKKIRRRMPGTDVPGVPAALAFGAPVSETLTESRRQLTRVVAVLQEVAAAGAQMVAPLGEQEGLNSLQLEDVAFKAVEQVYGSHGLNPHECLRQSCSSVISTMNKMATAMQEGEYDAERPQGKTPPVEARAVALRAEITDAEGLGVKLEDRDTVIKELKKSLKIKGEELSEAHVRLSLLEKKLDTSTKDADERVEKIQTKLDETLALLKKKEKEFEETMDALQADIDQLEAEKAELKQRLSNQSKVTIEGLRAPPASGIASIISGTAGAGVASGAGGLSGPMQVVDSPLLRQQVETQRLGIKHLKNENNRLKAEKMRAQLASLPPLHVPKLPLREASTSPPAEGPLHGALYRKTDQLLGTLLKMSAAVKVVDITGKTPGVSASAQLLDQTARLQSLSDALDKLKGEVSEHVVSQQPGAKVSSDFATFPISSFVKAKEEKQGGTVFIGRVAIPCAKGQEQVHRLVLSQQHLQQVHRLLMT from the exons ATCCAGCTAGTGGAAGATGGATCCAGTGCCACCTCTCCAGACACCCCAGAGGCGGTCACTGCCAAGTTCCTGCCCAAGCAGAAAG ACATTCCTGAGACTCCGAAATCAGTCAAACAG ATGCCCATTCCCAAGAAG TTCGTAACCCGCCGTAGTACCAAG TTGAACACTCCTGGTCGCCTCTCCTTCTCcagctccctcccctccctcctcatg ACCCCCCGAGTCTTAGCCACCCCGGCCTCTGGTCTGTCCAGCTCTCTGTCCAGGGAGGATGTCAGTGAGGGCAGCCTGTCTTCCAAGGGTGCACTGGGGGCTCCCGTCGTCCCCCTGCCCAGCGGCACCCCCGCCACGCCCGGAGCTCCTCCCCCTGCCACCCCTAGCAAG GCTGAGCCTCCCGTATCGAAGCAG GAGGAGGAGTCTCTGCGAGGTCAGGTGAAGGATCTAGAGGAGAAGCTGGAGACCCTGAAGATGAAGCGGGCAGAGGACAAGGTCAagctgaaggagctggagaaATACAAGATCCAGCTGGAGCAGCTGCAGGAATGGAAGACCAAGATGCAGGAGCAGCAGGCAGACCTGCAGAAACAACTTAAAGAGGCCAAGAAG GATGCTCGGGAGGCCCTGGAGTCGAAGGACCGCTACATGGAGGAGATGTCAGACACGGCGGACGCCATCGAGATGGCCACACTGGACAAGGAGATGGCTGAGGAGCGGTCGGAGAGCTTGCAGGTGGAGGTGGAGTCACTgaaggagaaggtggaggagctCACCATGGACCTGGAGATCATCAAACACGAGGTTGAGGAGAAAG GTTCTGATGGAGCTGCCTCCAGTTACCATGTCAAGCAGCTGGAGGAGCAGAACAGCAGACTGAAAGAGGCTCTGGTCAG GATGCGTGACCTGTCTTCCTCTGAGAAGCAGGAGCATGTGAAGCTCCAGAAGCAAATGGAGAAGAAGAATGGAGAGCTGGAGACTCTGAGGACCCAGAAGGAGAAGCTACAGGAGGAGATGAAGCAGGCTGAGGCCACCGTTGATGAGCTGAAGGAGCAG GTTGATGCTGCTCTCGGAGCAGAGGAGATGGTGGAGACTCTGACTGAGAGGAATCTGGACCTGGAGGAGAAAGTCCGAGAGCTCAGAGAGACTGTCACAGACCTG GAAGCGATCAACGAGATGAATGACGAGCTGCAGGAGAACAGCAGGGAGACGGAGATGGAGCTGAGGGAGCAGCTGGACCTGAACGGGGCCAGGGTGAGAGAGGCCCAGAAGAGGGTGGAGGCCGCTCAGGAGACCGTGGCTGACTATCAGCAGACCATTAACAAGTATCGCGAGCTCACCACCAGCCTACAG GATACCAACAGGGAGCTGACCATTGCTCAGAATGCCAATGCAGAGCAGGTCCAACAGCCTCCTGCTGAGCTGTTTGACTTCAAGATCAAGTTTGCTGAGACCAAGGCCTACGCCAAG GCCATCGAGATGGAGCTGAGGAAGATGGAGGTGGGCCAGGCCAACAGacatgtgtctctcctcacctccttcatGCCCGACTCCTTCCTGCGTCATGGAGGAGACCACGACTGTATTCTGGTGCTCTTGCTCATACCAAGACTCATTTGcaag GCTGAGTTGATCAGCAAGCAGGCCCAAGAGAAGTTTGATCTGAATGGTAACCCAGTGGAGAGGACTGGGATGAAGATGAGAGGACCACTTGGAGAACAGCTCAGCTTTGCCTCTGGACTGGTGTATTCTCTAACCCTGCTACAGGCCATGCTGCACAAATATGAACA aTCTCTGAACAGCTGCAGTGTGGAGGTGTATAAGCGGATGGGGACTCTCTACTCAGAGATGAGTGTCCATGAGCGTTCCCTAGACTTCTTTATAGACCTGCTGCACAAAGACCAGCTGGATGAGACTGTACACGTGGAGCCTCTCACCAAGGCCATCAAGTACTACCAG CAACTGTACAGCATTCACCTGGCTGAGCAGACTGAAGATTGCACCGTGCAGCTGGCTGATCACATCAAG TTCATCCAGAGTGCGTTGGACTGTATGGGGGCTGAGGTGGTGCGTCTCAGGGCCTTCCTGCAGCCGGGGCAGGAGGGGGCTGACCTGAACATCCTGCTGAAGGACCTAGACACATCCTGCAG CGACATCAAACAGTTCTGCAAGAAGATCAGACGCAGGATGCCAGGGACCGACGTACCAGGGGTGCCCGCCGCTTTGGCCTTTGGCGCACCG GTGTCAGAGACTCTAACGGAGAGCAGGCGTCAGCTGACGCGGGTGGTTGCCGTGCTACAGGAGGTAGCTGCGGCGGGGGCGCAGATGGTCGCCCCTCTAGGGGAACAGGAGGGGCTCAACTCCCTCCAACTGGAGGACGTGGCCTTCAAGGCTGTTGAACAG gtgTATGGGTCCCATGGCCTGAACCCCCATGAGTGTCTACGTCAGTCCTGCAGCTCTGTCATCTCCACCATGAACAAGATGGCTACCGCCATGCAGGAGGGAGAGTATGACGCCGAGCGACCACAGGGAAAG ACTCCCCCGGTAGAGGCTCGTGCAGTGGCCCTCAGGGCAGAGATCACTGACGCAGAGGGTCTGGGAGTCAAACTGGAGGACAGAGACACCGTCATCAAGGAGCTCAAGAAGTCCCTCAAGATCAAG GGAGAGGAGTTGAGTGAGGCCCACGTCCGTCTCAGCCTGCTAGAGAAGAAGCTGGATACGTCCACTAAAGATGCAGACGAACGCGTGGAGAAGATCCAGACCAAACTGGATGAGACCCTCGCCCTGCTCAAGAAGAAAGAGAA GGAGTTTGAGGAGACCATGGACGCCCTGCAGGCAGACATCGACCAGCTGGAGGCAGAGAAAGCGGAGCTGAAGCAGCGTCTCTCCAACCAGTCAAAGGTGACCATCGAGGGCCTCAGGGCCCCGCCTGCCTCTGGCATCGCATCCATCATCTCAGGAACCGCCGGAG CGGGTGTTGCCTCAGGAGCAGGGGGCCTGTCTGGGCCGATGCAGGTGGTGGACTCCCCTCTCCTCCGTCAGCAGGTGGAGACCCAGAGACTGGGCATCAAACACCTGAAGAACGAGAACAACAGACTGAAG GCAGAGAAGATGAGAGCCCAGttagcctccctccctcccctccacgtCCCCAAGCTTCCTCTGAGAGAggcctccacctctccccctgcTGAGGGGCCTCTCCACGGGGCTCTCTACAGGAAGACAGACCAGCTCCTGGGGACCCTGCTCAAGATGAGCGCTGCCGTTAAGGTGGTCGACATCACCGGGAAGACTCCAGGTG TGAGTGCGAGTGCTCAGCTCCTGGACCAGACAGCTCGTCTGCAGTCTCTGAGTGACGCTCTGGACAAACTGAAG ggtgaaGTGTCAGAGCATGTGGTTTCTCAGCAGCCTGGGGCAAAGGTCTCCTCTGACTTTGCCACCTTCCCCATTTCCTCCTTcgtcaag GCCAAGGAGGAGAAGCAGGGGGGTACGGTGTTCATAGGGCGCGTGGCCATCCCATGTGCCAAGGGACAGGAGCAGGTGCACCGTCTCGTCCTATCACAGCAGCACCTGCAGCAAGTGCACCGCCTCCTCATGACCTAA
- the LOC115198545 gene encoding dynactin subunit 1 isoform X6 — protein MAGMRRRHSVAVPAMGLGIGRGSLLFSSPLLSKMSADGGGKPAKVGSVVEVIGKGQRGTVAYVGATLFATGKWVGVILDEPKGKNDGTVQGKRYFQCDENCGIFVRQSQIQLVEDGSSATSPDTPEAVTAKFLPKQKDIPETPKSVKQTPRVLATPASGLSSSLSREDVSEGSLSSKGALGAPVVPLPSGTPATPGAPPPATPSKEEESLRGQVKDLEEKLETLKMKRAEDKVKLKELEKYKIQLEQLQEWKTKMQEQQADLQKQLKEAKKDAREALESKDRYMEEMSDTADAIEMATLDKEMAEERSESLQVEVESLKEKVEELTMDLEIIKHEVEEKGSDGAASSYHVKQLEEQNSRLKEALVRMRDLSSSEKQEHVKLQKQMEKKNGELETLRTQKEKLQEEMKQAEATVDELKEQVDAALGAEEMVETLTERNLDLEEKVRELRETVTDLEAINEMNDELQENSRETEMELREQLDLNGARVREAQKRVEAAQETVADYQQTINKYRELTTSLQDTNRELTIAQNANAEQVQQPPAELFDFKIKFAETKAYAKAIEMELRKMEVGQANRHVSLLTSFMPDSFLRHGGDHDCILVLLLIPRLICKAELISKQAQEKFDLNGNPVERTGMKMRGPLGEQLSFASGLVYSLTLLQAMLHKYEQSLNSCSVEVYKRMGTLYSEMSVHERSLDFFIDLLHKDQLDETVHVEPLTKAIKYYQQLYSIHLAEQTEDCTVQLADHIKFIQSALDCMGAEVVRLRAFLQPGQEGADLNILLKDLDTSCSDIKQFCKKIRRRMPGTDVPGVPAALAFGAPVSETLTESRRQLTRVVAVLQEVAAAGAQMVAPLGEQEGLNSLQLEDVAFKAVEQVYGSHGLNPHECLRQSCSSVISTMNKMATAMQEGEYDAERPQGKTPPVEARAVALRAEITDAEGLGVKLEDRDTVIKELKKSLKIKGEELSEAHVRLSLLEKKLDTSTKDADERVEKIQTKLDETLALLKKKEKEFEETMDALQADIDQLEAEKAELKQRLSNQSKVTIEGLRAPPASGIASIISGTAGAGVASGAGGLSGPMQVVDSPLLRQQVETQRLGIKHLKNENNRLKAEKMRAQLASLPPLHVPKLPLREASTSPPAEGPLHGALYRKTDQLLGTLLKMSAAVKVVDITGKTPVSASAQLLDQTARLQSLSDALDKLKGEVSEHVVSQQPGAKVSSDFATFPISSFVKAKEEKQGGTVFIGRVAIPCAKGQEQVHRLVLSQQHLQQVHRLLMT, from the exons ATCCAGCTAGTGGAAGATGGATCCAGTGCCACCTCTCCAGACACCCCAGAGGCGGTCACTGCCAAGTTCCTGCCCAAGCAGAAAG ACATTCCTGAGACTCCGAAATCAGTCAAACAG ACCCCCCGAGTCTTAGCCACCCCGGCCTCTGGTCTGTCCAGCTCTCTGTCCAGGGAGGATGTCAGTGAGGGCAGCCTGTCTTCCAAGGGTGCACTGGGGGCTCCCGTCGTCCCCCTGCCCAGCGGCACCCCCGCCACGCCCGGAGCTCCTCCCCCTGCCACCCCTAGCAAG GAGGAGGAGTCTCTGCGAGGTCAGGTGAAGGATCTAGAGGAGAAGCTGGAGACCCTGAAGATGAAGCGGGCAGAGGACAAGGTCAagctgaaggagctggagaaATACAAGATCCAGCTGGAGCAGCTGCAGGAATGGAAGACCAAGATGCAGGAGCAGCAGGCAGACCTGCAGAAACAACTTAAAGAGGCCAAGAAG GATGCTCGGGAGGCCCTGGAGTCGAAGGACCGCTACATGGAGGAGATGTCAGACACGGCGGACGCCATCGAGATGGCCACACTGGACAAGGAGATGGCTGAGGAGCGGTCGGAGAGCTTGCAGGTGGAGGTGGAGTCACTgaaggagaaggtggaggagctCACCATGGACCTGGAGATCATCAAACACGAGGTTGAGGAGAAAG GTTCTGATGGAGCTGCCTCCAGTTACCATGTCAAGCAGCTGGAGGAGCAGAACAGCAGACTGAAAGAGGCTCTGGTCAG GATGCGTGACCTGTCTTCCTCTGAGAAGCAGGAGCATGTGAAGCTCCAGAAGCAAATGGAGAAGAAGAATGGAGAGCTGGAGACTCTGAGGACCCAGAAGGAGAAGCTACAGGAGGAGATGAAGCAGGCTGAGGCCACCGTTGATGAGCTGAAGGAGCAG GTTGATGCTGCTCTCGGAGCAGAGGAGATGGTGGAGACTCTGACTGAGAGGAATCTGGACCTGGAGGAGAAAGTCCGAGAGCTCAGAGAGACTGTCACAGACCTG GAAGCGATCAACGAGATGAATGACGAGCTGCAGGAGAACAGCAGGGAGACGGAGATGGAGCTGAGGGAGCAGCTGGACCTGAACGGGGCCAGGGTGAGAGAGGCCCAGAAGAGGGTGGAGGCCGCTCAGGAGACCGTGGCTGACTATCAGCAGACCATTAACAAGTATCGCGAGCTCACCACCAGCCTACAG GATACCAACAGGGAGCTGACCATTGCTCAGAATGCCAATGCAGAGCAGGTCCAACAGCCTCCTGCTGAGCTGTTTGACTTCAAGATCAAGTTTGCTGAGACCAAGGCCTACGCCAAG GCCATCGAGATGGAGCTGAGGAAGATGGAGGTGGGCCAGGCCAACAGacatgtgtctctcctcacctccttcatGCCCGACTCCTTCCTGCGTCATGGAGGAGACCACGACTGTATTCTGGTGCTCTTGCTCATACCAAGACTCATTTGcaag GCTGAGTTGATCAGCAAGCAGGCCCAAGAGAAGTTTGATCTGAATGGTAACCCAGTGGAGAGGACTGGGATGAAGATGAGAGGACCACTTGGAGAACAGCTCAGCTTTGCCTCTGGACTGGTGTATTCTCTAACCCTGCTACAGGCCATGCTGCACAAATATGAACA aTCTCTGAACAGCTGCAGTGTGGAGGTGTATAAGCGGATGGGGACTCTCTACTCAGAGATGAGTGTCCATGAGCGTTCCCTAGACTTCTTTATAGACCTGCTGCACAAAGACCAGCTGGATGAGACTGTACACGTGGAGCCTCTCACCAAGGCCATCAAGTACTACCAG CAACTGTACAGCATTCACCTGGCTGAGCAGACTGAAGATTGCACCGTGCAGCTGGCTGATCACATCAAG TTCATCCAGAGTGCGTTGGACTGTATGGGGGCTGAGGTGGTGCGTCTCAGGGCCTTCCTGCAGCCGGGGCAGGAGGGGGCTGACCTGAACATCCTGCTGAAGGACCTAGACACATCCTGCAG CGACATCAAACAGTTCTGCAAGAAGATCAGACGCAGGATGCCAGGGACCGACGTACCAGGGGTGCCCGCCGCTTTGGCCTTTGGCGCACCG GTGTCAGAGACTCTAACGGAGAGCAGGCGTCAGCTGACGCGGGTGGTTGCCGTGCTACAGGAGGTAGCTGCGGCGGGGGCGCAGATGGTCGCCCCTCTAGGGGAACAGGAGGGGCTCAACTCCCTCCAACTGGAGGACGTGGCCTTCAAGGCTGTTGAACAG gtgTATGGGTCCCATGGCCTGAACCCCCATGAGTGTCTACGTCAGTCCTGCAGCTCTGTCATCTCCACCATGAACAAGATGGCTACCGCCATGCAGGAGGGAGAGTATGACGCCGAGCGACCACAGGGAAAG ACTCCCCCGGTAGAGGCTCGTGCAGTGGCCCTCAGGGCAGAGATCACTGACGCAGAGGGTCTGGGAGTCAAACTGGAGGACAGAGACACCGTCATCAAGGAGCTCAAGAAGTCCCTCAAGATCAAG GGAGAGGAGTTGAGTGAGGCCCACGTCCGTCTCAGCCTGCTAGAGAAGAAGCTGGATACGTCCACTAAAGATGCAGACGAACGCGTGGAGAAGATCCAGACCAAACTGGATGAGACCCTCGCCCTGCTCAAGAAGAAAGAGAA GGAGTTTGAGGAGACCATGGACGCCCTGCAGGCAGACATCGACCAGCTGGAGGCAGAGAAAGCGGAGCTGAAGCAGCGTCTCTCCAACCAGTCAAAGGTGACCATCGAGGGCCTCAGGGCCCCGCCTGCCTCTGGCATCGCATCCATCATCTCAGGAACCGCCGGAG CGGGTGTTGCCTCAGGAGCAGGGGGCCTGTCTGGGCCGATGCAGGTGGTGGACTCCCCTCTCCTCCGTCAGCAGGTGGAGACCCAGAGACTGGGCATCAAACACCTGAAGAACGAGAACAACAGACTGAAG GCAGAGAAGATGAGAGCCCAGttagcctccctccctcccctccacgtCCCCAAGCTTCCTCTGAGAGAggcctccacctctccccctgcTGAGGGGCCTCTCCACGGGGCTCTCTACAGGAAGACAGACCAGCTCCTGGGGACCCTGCTCAAGATGAGCGCTGCCGTTAAGGTGGTCGACATCACCGGGAAGACTCCAG TGAGTGCGAGTGCTCAGCTCCTGGACCAGACAGCTCGTCTGCAGTCTCTGAGTGACGCTCTGGACAAACTGAAG ggtgaaGTGTCAGAGCATGTGGTTTCTCAGCAGCCTGGGGCAAAGGTCTCCTCTGACTTTGCCACCTTCCCCATTTCCTCCTTcgtcaag GCCAAGGAGGAGAAGCAGGGGGGTACGGTGTTCATAGGGCGCGTGGCCATCCCATGTGCCAAGGGACAGGAGCAGGTGCACCGTCTCGTCCTATCACAGCAGCACCTGCAGCAAGTGCACCGCCTCCTCATGACCTAA
- the LOC115198545 gene encoding dynactin subunit 1 isoform X5 has product MAGMRRRHSVAVPAMGLGIGRGSLLFSSPLLSKMSADGGGKPAKVGSVVEVIGKGQRGTVAYVGATLFATGKWVGVILDEPKGKNDGTVQGKRYFQCDENCGIFVRQSQIQLVEDGSSATSPDTPEAVTAKFLPKQKDIPETPKSVKQTPRVLATPASGLSSSLSREDVSEGSLSSKGALGAPVVPLPSGTPATPGAPPPATPSKEEESLRGQVKDLEEKLETLKMKRAEDKVKLKELEKYKIQLEQLQEWKTKMQEQQADLQKQLKEAKKDAREALESKDRYMEEMSDTADAIEMATLDKEMAEERSESLQVEVESLKEKVEELTMDLEIIKHEVEEKGSDGAASSYHVKQLEEQNSRLKEALVRMRDLSSSEKQEHVKLQKQMEKKNGELETLRTQKEKLQEEMKQAEATVDELKEQVDAALGAEEMVETLTERNLDLEEKVRELRETVTDLEAINEMNDELQENSRETEMELREQLDLNGARVREAQKRVEAAQETVADYQQTINKYRELTTSLQDTNRELTIAQNANAEQVQQPPAELFDFKIKFAETKAYAKAIEMELRKMEVGQANRHVSLLTSFMPDSFLRHGGDHDCILVLLLIPRLICKAELISKQAQEKFDLNGNPVERTGMKMRGPLGEQLSFASGLVYSLTLLQAMLHKYEQSLNSCSVEVYKRMGTLYSEMSVHERSLDFFIDLLHKDQLDETVHVEPLTKAIKYYQQLYSIHLAEQTEDCTVQLADHIKFIQSALDCMGAEVVRLRAFLQPGQEGADLNILLKDLDTSCSDIKQFCKKIRRRMPGTDVPGVPAALAFGAPVSETLTESRRQLTRVVAVLQEVAAAGAQMVAPLGEQEGLNSLQLEDVAFKAVEQVYGSHGLNPHECLRQSCSSVISTMNKMATAMQEGEYDAERPQGKTPPVEARAVALRAEITDAEGLGVKLEDRDTVIKELKKSLKIKGEELSEAHVRLSLLEKKLDTSTKDADERVEKIQTKLDETLALLKKKEKEFEETMDALQADIDQLEAEKAELKQRLSNQSKVTIEGLRAPPASGIASIISGTAGAGVASGAGGLSGPMQVVDSPLLRQQVETQRLGIKHLKNENNRLKAEKMRAQLASLPPLHVPKLPLREASTSPPAEGPLHGALYRKTDQLLGTLLKMSAAVKVVDITGKTPGVSASAQLLDQTARLQSLSDALDKLKGEVSEHVVSQQPGAKVSSDFATFPISSFVKAKEEKQGGTVFIGRVAIPCAKGQEQVHRLVLSQQHLQQVHRLLMT; this is encoded by the exons ATCCAGCTAGTGGAAGATGGATCCAGTGCCACCTCTCCAGACACCCCAGAGGCGGTCACTGCCAAGTTCCTGCCCAAGCAGAAAG ACATTCCTGAGACTCCGAAATCAGTCAAACAG ACCCCCCGAGTCTTAGCCACCCCGGCCTCTGGTCTGTCCAGCTCTCTGTCCAGGGAGGATGTCAGTGAGGGCAGCCTGTCTTCCAAGGGTGCACTGGGGGCTCCCGTCGTCCCCCTGCCCAGCGGCACCCCCGCCACGCCCGGAGCTCCTCCCCCTGCCACCCCTAGCAAG GAGGAGGAGTCTCTGCGAGGTCAGGTGAAGGATCTAGAGGAGAAGCTGGAGACCCTGAAGATGAAGCGGGCAGAGGACAAGGTCAagctgaaggagctggagaaATACAAGATCCAGCTGGAGCAGCTGCAGGAATGGAAGACCAAGATGCAGGAGCAGCAGGCAGACCTGCAGAAACAACTTAAAGAGGCCAAGAAG GATGCTCGGGAGGCCCTGGAGTCGAAGGACCGCTACATGGAGGAGATGTCAGACACGGCGGACGCCATCGAGATGGCCACACTGGACAAGGAGATGGCTGAGGAGCGGTCGGAGAGCTTGCAGGTGGAGGTGGAGTCACTgaaggagaaggtggaggagctCACCATGGACCTGGAGATCATCAAACACGAGGTTGAGGAGAAAG GTTCTGATGGAGCTGCCTCCAGTTACCATGTCAAGCAGCTGGAGGAGCAGAACAGCAGACTGAAAGAGGCTCTGGTCAG GATGCGTGACCTGTCTTCCTCTGAGAAGCAGGAGCATGTGAAGCTCCAGAAGCAAATGGAGAAGAAGAATGGAGAGCTGGAGACTCTGAGGACCCAGAAGGAGAAGCTACAGGAGGAGATGAAGCAGGCTGAGGCCACCGTTGATGAGCTGAAGGAGCAG GTTGATGCTGCTCTCGGAGCAGAGGAGATGGTGGAGACTCTGACTGAGAGGAATCTGGACCTGGAGGAGAAAGTCCGAGAGCTCAGAGAGACTGTCACAGACCTG GAAGCGATCAACGAGATGAATGACGAGCTGCAGGAGAACAGCAGGGAGACGGAGATGGAGCTGAGGGAGCAGCTGGACCTGAACGGGGCCAGGGTGAGAGAGGCCCAGAAGAGGGTGGAGGCCGCTCAGGAGACCGTGGCTGACTATCAGCAGACCATTAACAAGTATCGCGAGCTCACCACCAGCCTACAG GATACCAACAGGGAGCTGACCATTGCTCAGAATGCCAATGCAGAGCAGGTCCAACAGCCTCCTGCTGAGCTGTTTGACTTCAAGATCAAGTTTGCTGAGACCAAGGCCTACGCCAAG GCCATCGAGATGGAGCTGAGGAAGATGGAGGTGGGCCAGGCCAACAGacatgtgtctctcctcacctccttcatGCCCGACTCCTTCCTGCGTCATGGAGGAGACCACGACTGTATTCTGGTGCTCTTGCTCATACCAAGACTCATTTGcaag GCTGAGTTGATCAGCAAGCAGGCCCAAGAGAAGTTTGATCTGAATGGTAACCCAGTGGAGAGGACTGGGATGAAGATGAGAGGACCACTTGGAGAACAGCTCAGCTTTGCCTCTGGACTGGTGTATTCTCTAACCCTGCTACAGGCCATGCTGCACAAATATGAACA aTCTCTGAACAGCTGCAGTGTGGAGGTGTATAAGCGGATGGGGACTCTCTACTCAGAGATGAGTGTCCATGAGCGTTCCCTAGACTTCTTTATAGACCTGCTGCACAAAGACCAGCTGGATGAGACTGTACACGTGGAGCCTCTCACCAAGGCCATCAAGTACTACCAG CAACTGTACAGCATTCACCTGGCTGAGCAGACTGAAGATTGCACCGTGCAGCTGGCTGATCACATCAAG TTCATCCAGAGTGCGTTGGACTGTATGGGGGCTGAGGTGGTGCGTCTCAGGGCCTTCCTGCAGCCGGGGCAGGAGGGGGCTGACCTGAACATCCTGCTGAAGGACCTAGACACATCCTGCAG CGACATCAAACAGTTCTGCAAGAAGATCAGACGCAGGATGCCAGGGACCGACGTACCAGGGGTGCCCGCCGCTTTGGCCTTTGGCGCACCG GTGTCAGAGACTCTAACGGAGAGCAGGCGTCAGCTGACGCGGGTGGTTGCCGTGCTACAGGAGGTAGCTGCGGCGGGGGCGCAGATGGTCGCCCCTCTAGGGGAACAGGAGGGGCTCAACTCCCTCCAACTGGAGGACGTGGCCTTCAAGGCTGTTGAACAG gtgTATGGGTCCCATGGCCTGAACCCCCATGAGTGTCTACGTCAGTCCTGCAGCTCTGTCATCTCCACCATGAACAAGATGGCTACCGCCATGCAGGAGGGAGAGTATGACGCCGAGCGACCACAGGGAAAG ACTCCCCCGGTAGAGGCTCGTGCAGTGGCCCTCAGGGCAGAGATCACTGACGCAGAGGGTCTGGGAGTCAAACTGGAGGACAGAGACACCGTCATCAAGGAGCTCAAGAAGTCCCTCAAGATCAAG GGAGAGGAGTTGAGTGAGGCCCACGTCCGTCTCAGCCTGCTAGAGAAGAAGCTGGATACGTCCACTAAAGATGCAGACGAACGCGTGGAGAAGATCCAGACCAAACTGGATGAGACCCTCGCCCTGCTCAAGAAGAAAGAGAA GGAGTTTGAGGAGACCATGGACGCCCTGCAGGCAGACATCGACCAGCTGGAGGCAGAGAAAGCGGAGCTGAAGCAGCGTCTCTCCAACCAGTCAAAGGTGACCATCGAGGGCCTCAGGGCCCCGCCTGCCTCTGGCATCGCATCCATCATCTCAGGAACCGCCGGAG CGGGTGTTGCCTCAGGAGCAGGGGGCCTGTCTGGGCCGATGCAGGTGGTGGACTCCCCTCTCCTCCGTCAGCAGGTGGAGACCCAGAGACTGGGCATCAAACACCTGAAGAACGAGAACAACAGACTGAAG GCAGAGAAGATGAGAGCCCAGttagcctccctccctcccctccacgtCCCCAAGCTTCCTCTGAGAGAggcctccacctctccccctgcTGAGGGGCCTCTCCACGGGGCTCTCTACAGGAAGACAGACCAGCTCCTGGGGACCCTGCTCAAGATGAGCGCTGCCGTTAAGGTGGTCGACATCACCGGGAAGACTCCAGGTG TGAGTGCGAGTGCTCAGCTCCTGGACCAGACAGCTCGTCTGCAGTCTCTGAGTGACGCTCTGGACAAACTGAAG ggtgaaGTGTCAGAGCATGTGGTTTCTCAGCAGCCTGGGGCAAAGGTCTCCTCTGACTTTGCCACCTTCCCCATTTCCTCCTTcgtcaag GCCAAGGAGGAGAAGCAGGGGGGTACGGTGTTCATAGGGCGCGTGGCCATCCCATGTGCCAAGGGACAGGAGCAGGTGCACCGTCTCGTCCTATCACAGCAGCACCTGCAGCAAGTGCACCGCCTCCTCATGACCTAA